The genomic segment ATGGGGTGTCGAAAAGGTCTTGTGCAGGTTAAAGTGCATAATGTCGACGCCAAGTTCGCCGGGCTTTGCAATACCCAGCAGGGCATTGAAATTGGCACCGTCGTTGTAGACGAGCCCACCAACGCCGTGGATGATGGCAACGATCTCGTCAATATGCTCATCCCATAAACCGAGCGTGTTAGGATTCGTGATCATCAGTGCGGCCGTGTCCGGCCCCGCAAGGCGGCGTAGCTCATCAAGGTCGACATTGCCGCGTGCGTCTGACTTCACCTCAACGACTTTGTAACCGGCCATTGCTGCAGTAGCGGGGTTTGTGCCGTGAGCGGAATCAGGAATGAGGACCGTTGTGCGGCCGTGATCGCCGATGCTATCGAAATAGGCGCGCGCAATCAGGATGCCGGTCAACTCACCATGTGCTCCAGCGGCAGGCTGGAGGGAAACAGCGTCAAAGCCTGCAATCTCGGCAAGATAGTTCTGGAGCCGATACATCAAGGCCAGGATACCTTGAACTGTCCGTGGGTCTTGCAAGGGATGAATCGCAGCAAATCCTGGGAGTCGTGCCAACACCTCATTGATCTTGGGGTTGTACTTCATGGTGCATGAGCCAAGTGGATAAAAATTAATATCGACCGCGTGATTGAACTGCGATAACCGGGTGAAGTGTCGGACGACGTCGATTTCGCTCACTTCGGGGAGGGGGAGTTGCTCTCGGCAGAGTTCAGAAGGGATCTCCTGTTCTGGCACATCGCACTCAGGAACCGAAACGCCCCGACGTCCTGGCTTGCTGAGCTCAAAGATCAATGGCTCAACTTGGAGCATAGCACCCTTTGCCTCTCCACAGGTCGCCGTCCAGTACTTTGTCTGTAGCGTAACATGCTTGCGTCACGTGCGACAATGAGCAACCGGAGCGGTCTGGTAGAATCAGCCCAAAGGCGGCGTGAGGACAGAGGGCAGAAGCCATGGCAGAACAGTGGGCATATGGCGGCCAG from the Thermorudis peleae genome contains:
- the gcvPB gene encoding aminomethyl-transferring glycine dehydrogenase subunit GcvPB, with product MLQVEPLIFELSKPGRRGVSVPECDVPEQEIPSELCREQLPLPEVSEIDVVRHFTRLSQFNHAVDINFYPLGSCTMKYNPKINEVLARLPGFAAIHPLQDPRTVQGILALMYRLQNYLAEIAGFDAVSLQPAAGAHGELTGILIARAYFDSIGDHGRTTVLIPDSAHGTNPATAAMAGYKVVEVKSDARGNVDLDELRRLAGPDTAALMITNPNTLGLWDEHIDEIVAIIHGVGGLVYNDGANFNALLGIAKPGELGVDIMHFNLHKTFSTPHGGGGPGSGAVGVKAHLAKFLPGPIVVRHEGSDPEYTWEWPAASIGKIHGFHGNVGMHVRAYTYIRMNGADGLRQVSEDAVLAANYLMARLRERYDVAYDRPCMHEFVLSATRQKQHGVRAMDIAKRLLDFGLHPPTVYFPLIVPEALMIEPTETESLETLNAFVDAMLQIADEAEHNPELVQHAPHRTFYKRLDEVRANRELNLRWEPQTREAVAASS